tgtattttaataattaatcgaATAAAAAATCATGTGCCGTGGGATTATTCGcgaactaataaataattaattcttGGAATAAATTATTCACGAATAATTAATTCATGGAATAAATTACTAACGAATAATTTATTCCAAGAATGAATGGAAATGAATAATCAttgggaaaaaaaattgtcagtcGCGCATGATTTGGTTATTCTCAataattaggcgggtccacacagagcgagcatacgcgcgaggcaatgttttcgcgcacaaaccggtcactgtagacgtgcctcgggcgATGCACGTCTACACAGGTCGTTTtctgcgcgaggaaattgcctcgcacataCGTGCTCGCTCACTCGCTCTGTGAGGACCCGCctatttaaataacttttgcCCATCTCTGGTTACCACCTAGGCAAAAGTCACATTCACATTGGTGAGCCACACACCTGTACGTAGAAATGGTAGCGGTAACAGCGGTGGCAGGTCTTGATGCCGCAGCGGTAGCTTAAACCTCCTTGGGGCTTGCCTTTACAGTACTTGAGACCACAAGGGTACCAGTTGACACAGATCTAAAaagaatatatgtattattatttttgctgaatgaagcaggaacacaacagtaCCGTCAACACACAAATTCCCCAAGATCATTTCCCTGAGGGTCATTGTAATAGAGTTTACACATGGCGCATGCTTTTCGTGCACGTAActatagtatgaattttctgAAATGATTTTTACGTCTAAGACCCTAatttgttaaacaaaagccATTGTTTTTTTATGCGAGCGGTCAACTCCCATGTTAGGCACGTGGTAAAGCAACAATGTCGTTTAACAAGCAACTGTAcgatgattttatttaggtacgaCCAATGCCGCTCATTGTTACCTCTGTATATCAGCAGCAACAGAATATATCAAAGGATATGCTTGAGGGAGGTCTCAATGAGTTTGTACCTCCATATGACACTTCAGAGCGCAGCAGCAAGCAGTGTGATATGCTCCTAAGCCTGCACGTAGAAATGGTGGTGGTTTATCTGTACTGTGTGTGAGTAATTGTGGTGTTTGCCTGTCATGTTACCTCCATGTGGCAGATGCACTCTTTCCCTCGGTCGGTCTCGCTCACACATGGCGGTAGCGCGGCGCCGTCCGCGTCCAGAGCGCGCGCTGGGAACGGTGTCACTAGACTACTGTATGACGATTGATCTAGGCCTGGAAATACATTAATCATGTTAGTCCCTGCTGGTCTCCGTAACGTAGTACCTACTTTGCCTACACACAGCGTCACGTTGTATAGGGAAACAGTGACATTTGTATAGATTTTGATTCTGAGCACGTCAGTCAAAAAATACTCGTCAGAAATAAAAGCATATATAATTGGCTtctctgatacatatttatgttaacctagttttagtttactttagcTGTTGGtattccgaataaaataaaataaaataaaaatattaatcagaTGGCTATACATTCTTTTTAGCCTTGGCTAGTTGTATGCCCTACAATTTAAGTTTGAACTCTATGCAAATTATTGTGCAATGTGCGGATTGGAGTGCCTTAATGCAATTCGCAATGTCTCATGCAGCGTAACCCTCAGATGcacattgaaaatgaaaaatgaaaatgaaaaaatgtttattctgTTTAAGAATTACTTATACAGTTGTAAGTGTTGGCacctctttttaagtaacaaatacctgtgttaagaggcaccgctcttccttaattaGTAATAGtacaaattttttaaaatttaaatagaaataaaaagataaaattaacaTATCAGACACTAACAAAAGTAATTGCTTATAGATTAATTTAACCTAATGAGAAGATGGATCTGCTCCCACAGATATATGTTGTGTGCTCCTACAGACTTGCTAAGTCTACAATTCCGGCTGGGCGCCCAACGCGCCAGATCAGCCTAGCGCAGGTCGCAGGTACACCTTATTCCTGGCTCAGTCAAAGTGCCGCACCGGACAACGCGTGCGCCAGATGCAGAGGCTGTGATCTGTTTTAAGTCTCGGAGTCGCTGTGTATAACTCACCAGGCCTAGGCGCCCAGCGCGCCAGATCAGTCTGGCGCAGGTACACCTTGTCCCGGGCCTGTGCACAGTGCCGAGCAGCGGGCGCGGAGAGCAACGCCACGGCGCGCGCGCCAGTCGCCGTGGCTGTGGTCTGTCTCCAGCCTCGGGCTTCCTCTGCTACCCGAACTGTGCCTGGGTTTTTCTGGGAACATGCAAAGTTTTATTTAGAACTAACTCATCAGTTTAAAATTATCATGATTGTTGTGACTGTTAAATACAAAAGAAAGTTTAACAAACACAACATTGTTTTAATATAAGAGGTGTACCTAGCTGTGtctgaattatatttatttctggTCAAACAATGAAAATTCTATAAATTCTGTAGTATTTTGTGCAGCAGGTATATAATAAGAgttcttaaaattcaagggaCGAAGTTACAAACGAAGTTGTAAAGACAGGCCAGAGAATTTTAAGATCTAATTATGTGACGTCTAATTTTTTCTAAGAAAGCAGCAAAcacctaaaattataaataaaatctaagtaAATATTGGTTTGTAGATCTTTGCCCTAAACTCagatatatatgtttttttattatttattccttcaccaaaaaggaaaacatcgtgaagaaacctgcatacatctgcgagaaattcaaaggtgtatgtgaagtccccaatccgcattgggctagcgtggggactatagcccgagccctctcgcgcatgagaggaggcctgtgcccagcagtgggatgtatataggctgaattattattttttattatttattccttgGATTAACACTTGCAGTTAAgctatatttgttattttttttatttatactacgtcggtggcaaacaagcatacggcccgcctgatggtaagcagtatccgtagcctatgtacgcctgcaactccagaggagttacatgcgcgttgccgaccctaaccccctcccgcccctcgttgagctctggcaaccttactcaccggcaggaacacaacactatgagtagggtctagtgttatttggctgcgattttctgtaaggtggaggtacttccccagttgggctctgctctagatcttaaatgacatccgctgtgctgtgccctaccacacaaagcgagatgacattcacaatgcccatacctctcttgtggacgtagtttaaggacgtatccgGGTCCAAAAAAGGAGTGACATAAAACTAACATTGAGAAATTAATAACAagtataggtacatacctaaatGCTAACTATACACTGATGGAGCTTGGCATTTCTATAGACTAGGTATCAGTTACTGTCATAAAACTAGCTTCGTGCTTTGGAATATGTCCAGTTTACTGTCAATGTCCAATTTATTGTTCAGGAGAGACAATGCGTGATGCAGCGGTCAGTGGAATAATGCAGGGGGCGCCAGAACTACGAACAGCACGGCAACAAGGGTGCAGCTGAATACTGCTGTGGGCAGGTACTCGAAAGGGCTAGCAACTGAAGGTTATGTGTATGGCCATGGATTAGAAGATAAAAATATCTTACAAGTGACACATTTCTTCTGGCTATGAGAGTGGTGTAGTTAACAATTCCTAGTATATAATATAGACTGGGGCACATGTGAGGATAATAACCAACAAATTTTTTGTTCAAATTATAATGACTAAAGAACAGAATACAGTGACTCATAATAACAATTTTGTTTACAGTTGTTGACAAACATATCAGGTCACCCATGAGAAgcatgccttaaggcattatgCTTGAAATTGGGGACTTGGTTTCTTTAAAAACTTACTCATACTCCTACAAGAGCTAAACCCTGTAATTGGTATAAAAATACCTGTCTCAGCTTGGCCATGGCATCAGGCGCAATAAAGTCAGCCTGCGCAGCATGTGTCAAGAAGCACAAGGTCTGCACACCAGTCTGCCCCAGCTCCTCCTCTGCTGGAATCACCACCTTCATGGCCTCCACTTCCTATAAAAGTTATTTAGTTCAGGATTTAAAATTTGAAGAACAAtgtcaattttattatatatgacACAGAAATGTGTTGACAcataaagacgtttattcaaaaagtttaaacataggtacataataaaagtacacaataatgcttacaaactaattgaaaggGAAAGTGGCTCAGCTGATGTCTGCGCCAAAAGGCCTCGGGACACAGCAGCTCTAAGGCAGTTATTCAGTagaattacatacatatttaatgcATATATTCACATCTCTACATTGTacgagttgaaaaaaaaattaacttaatgtgttctttcctgtttatAACAGTTCTTAAAACTTGTACCACAATTTTGGACATTTACAGATAGCACTATATTAAATTCAGTTAGGAAGCCATGTTAATTAAGAATGAACTGACATTAGCGAAATCGACGATCTGCGACACGAAGACGCCGTCCATCCGCAGGAATTCCAGCGTCACCGTGTCCTCCGACACGTTGGCCGTGATGGTCTCTTGCACCACATCGCCTCCCTACAACACACTCCCGCTTAAATGCCAATACGTTCACCCGCACATCATCAGCTCAATATGTCAGTTTTTAACGTAAACAAGACACTAA
The nucleotide sequence above comes from Cydia pomonella isolate Wapato2018A chromosome 2, ilCydPomo1, whole genome shotgun sequence. Encoded proteins:
- the LOC133534874 gene encoding out at first protein, whose product is MKIFILTFLFYFFISPSKLQLLINVRNQGGDVVQETITANVSEDTVTLEFLRMDGVFVSQIVDFANEVEAMKVVIPAEEELGQTGVQTLCFLTHAAQADFIAPDAMAKLRQKNPGTVRVAEEARGWRQTTATATGARAVALLSAPAARHCAQARDKVYLRQTDLARWAPRPGLDQSSYSSLVTPFPARALDADGAALPPCVSETDRGKECICHMEICVNWYPCGLKYCKGKPQGGLSYRCGIKTCHRCYRYHFYVQFRHNCCNYT